In the Kribbella sp. NBC_00482 genome, one interval contains:
- a CDS encoding PhoX family protein — protein sequence MTKFLPLISQIGTRHGSRSLRTCELKCANQCDHPEPNTSGNEHIQTVMRSAFSRRKVLAIGAAGVGAAGVATLAVNAPAIADQTGRGSGSGSGNGAFPGFGHRGELTHSVVPPNRQDDIVVPHGYEQAVIIGWGDPVLPGAPKFDPYKQSAEAQARQFGYNNDYTMIVPLRDDRVALLVCNHEYTDENLMFPTGKYSTAEIAKIGMAAHGMAVVQIERVGRKGQWRRDKQLSRYNRRITASTKFEVTGPAAADARVGKVAYGTFGNCSGGVTPWGTILSGEENFNGYYDVSGTIPAEHVDSYKRYGVPTTATKSARQWSVVDPRFDLTKTPNEVYKSGWVVEVDPYDPRSTPKKRSMLGRLKHEGATVTITADGRIAVYTGDDEKGEYLYKFVSAGKYDPKNRKNNFGLLDEGTLYVAKFTGDGSTDGVYDGIGQWIPLTSDTKSFVDGLSVQEVLINTRVAGDKVGATRMDRPEDVERNPVNGRIYAALTNNDKRGSSFPVDEANPLAVSHTRDTLDGPLIEKAGNRNGYILEISEEGDDAAKTGFFWTLFLVCGDPAAQETYFGGFDKSKVSPISCPDNVAFDGSGNLWISTDGNVLGSNDGIFTVPVAGPNRGQVKQFLSVPFASEACGPLVSDDDKTAFVAVQHPGETDTATFEKPSSTWPHTDKFPRPAIACVWRRDGGRVGS from the coding sequence GTGACCAAGTTCCTGCCGCTGATCAGTCAGATCGGCACCCGCCACGGGTCCCGCTCCCTGCGCACCTGCGAACTCAAGTGCGCGAACCAGTGCGACCACCCCGAGCCGAACACGTCCGGCAACGAGCACATCCAGACCGTGATGCGCTCCGCGTTCAGCCGCCGCAAGGTGCTCGCGATCGGCGCGGCCGGCGTCGGCGCCGCCGGTGTCGCCACACTCGCGGTGAACGCGCCAGCGATCGCCGACCAGACCGGCCGCGGCTCCGGCAGCGGGTCCGGTAATGGCGCCTTCCCCGGCTTCGGCCACCGCGGTGAGCTGACGCACAGCGTCGTACCGCCGAACCGTCAGGACGACATCGTCGTGCCGCACGGGTACGAGCAGGCCGTGATCATCGGCTGGGGCGACCCAGTGCTCCCGGGTGCGCCGAAGTTCGACCCGTACAAGCAGTCCGCCGAGGCGCAGGCGCGGCAGTTCGGCTACAACAACGACTACACGATGATCGTGCCGCTGCGCGACGACCGGGTGGCGTTGCTGGTCTGCAACCACGAGTACACCGACGAGAACCTGATGTTCCCGACCGGCAAGTACTCGACCGCCGAGATCGCGAAGATCGGGATGGCCGCGCACGGTATGGCCGTCGTCCAGATCGAGCGCGTCGGCCGCAAGGGCCAGTGGCGCCGCGACAAGCAGCTGTCCCGCTACAACCGCCGGATCACCGCGTCCACGAAGTTCGAGGTGACCGGCCCGGCGGCCGCGGACGCCCGCGTCGGAAAGGTTGCCTACGGCACCTTCGGGAACTGCTCCGGCGGCGTCACACCGTGGGGCACGATCCTGTCCGGCGAGGAGAACTTCAACGGGTACTACGACGTGAGCGGCACGATCCCCGCCGAGCACGTGGATTCCTACAAGCGGTACGGCGTACCGACGACCGCGACCAAGTCCGCGCGGCAGTGGAGCGTCGTCGACCCGCGGTTCGACCTGACGAAGACGCCGAACGAGGTCTACAAGTCCGGCTGGGTGGTCGAGGTCGACCCGTACGACCCGCGGTCGACGCCGAAGAAGCGGAGCATGCTCGGCCGCCTCAAGCACGAGGGCGCGACCGTCACGATCACCGCCGACGGGCGGATCGCGGTGTACACCGGCGACGACGAGAAGGGCGAGTACCTCTACAAGTTCGTCTCGGCCGGGAAGTACGACCCGAAGAACCGCAAGAACAACTTCGGCCTGCTCGACGAGGGCACGCTGTACGTCGCCAAGTTCACCGGCGACGGCTCAACGGACGGCGTGTACGACGGTATCGGCCAGTGGATCCCGCTGACCTCGGACACCAAGTCGTTCGTCGACGGCCTGTCCGTGCAGGAGGTGCTGATCAACACCCGGGTCGCCGGCGACAAGGTCGGCGCCACCCGGATGGACCGCCCCGAGGACGTCGAGCGGAACCCGGTCAACGGCCGGATCTACGCCGCGCTGACGAACAACGACAAGCGCGGCAGCAGCTTCCCCGTCGACGAGGCGAACCCGCTGGCCGTCTCGCACACCCGCGACACTCTCGACGGCCCGCTGATCGAGAAGGCCGGCAACCGCAACGGGTACATCCTCGAGATCAGCGAGGAGGGCGACGACGCGGCCAAGACCGGCTTCTTCTGGACCCTGTTCCTGGTCTGCGGCGACCCGGCCGCGCAGGAGACGTACTTCGGCGGCTTCGACAAGTCGAAGGTCAGCCCGATCTCCTGCCCGGACAACGTCGCCTTCGACGGCTCCGGCAACCTCTGGATCTCCACCGACGGCAACGTGCTCGGGTCGAACGACGGCATCTTCACCGTCCCGGTCGCGGGCCCGAACCGCGGGCAGGTCAAGCAGTTCCTGTCCGTGCCGTTCGCCTCCGAGGCGTGCGGGCCGCTGGTCTCCGACGACGACAAGACCGCGTTCGTCGCCGTACAGCATCCGGGCGAGACCGACACCGCGACCTTCGAGAAGCCCAGCTCGACCTGGCCGCACACCGACAAGTTCCCGCGCCCCGCGATCGCCTGCGTCTGGCGCCGCGACGGCGGCCGCGTCGGCAGCTGA
- a CDS encoding cupin domain-containing protein has translation MTTLIRAANAESLSASGVTLLADVPDTDGHLTSHRSIFLPGKEGAPPHLHREAAELFFVLSGSLRVLTGEKLVELHQGDFLHVPPNTAHAFEAAGTDPAEVLFVLTNAKPRFGYYRLLEGAYRGETDWAEVAKTSDLYDNHYVESPTWSQREGF, from the coding sequence ATGACCACCCTGATCCGCGCCGCGAACGCCGAGAGCCTGTCCGCGAGTGGTGTCACGTTGCTGGCCGACGTACCCGACACCGACGGACACCTGACCAGCCACCGCTCGATCTTCCTGCCTGGCAAGGAAGGCGCTCCCCCGCACCTGCACCGCGAGGCCGCCGAGCTGTTCTTCGTCCTGAGCGGCTCACTCCGCGTCCTCACCGGCGAGAAGCTCGTCGAGCTCCACCAGGGCGACTTCCTCCACGTCCCGCCGAACACCGCCCACGCCTTCGAGGCCGCCGGCACCGACCCGGCCGAGGTCCTGTTCGTCCTCACCAACGCCAAGCCCCGCTTCGGCTACTACCGCCTCCTGGAAGGCGCCTACCGCGGCGAAACGGACTGGGCCGAGGTAGCCAAGACCAGCGACCTCTACGACAACCACTACGTCGAAAGCCCCACCTGGAGTCAGCGCGAGGGCTTCTGA
- a CDS encoding RrF2 family transcriptional regulator codes for MKMNEGVEWAMHSCVNLSWAPGEAVTAKRLAAFYNLPTAYLNKQLQALARAGILTSVSGPKGGFQLARDPGDISLLDIVVAIDGPDDAFRCREILKEGPGADARADYTKICVISQAMRGAELTYRRELANRSIADIAAEVVRLTPSAPDNTRNHFANLKS; via the coding sequence ATGAAGATGAACGAAGGCGTCGAGTGGGCGATGCACAGCTGCGTGAATCTCAGCTGGGCGCCCGGCGAAGCGGTCACCGCCAAGCGGCTCGCGGCCTTCTACAACCTGCCCACGGCGTACCTGAACAAGCAGCTCCAGGCGCTCGCCCGGGCCGGCATCCTCACCTCGGTCTCGGGTCCGAAGGGCGGCTTCCAGCTGGCCCGCGACCCGGGCGACATCAGCCTGCTCGACATCGTCGTCGCCATCGACGGACCGGACGACGCGTTCCGCTGCAGGGAGATCCTCAAGGAAGGTCCGGGCGCCGATGCGCGGGCCGACTACACCAAGATCTGCGTGATCTCGCAGGCGATGCGCGGCGCCGAGCTGACCTATCGCCGCGAGCTGGCGAACCGCTCGATCGCGGACATCGCCGCCGAGGTCGTCCGGCTGACCCCGAGCGCCCCGGACAACACCCGCAACCACTTCGCCAACCTGAAGTCATAG
- a CDS encoding bifunctional serine/threonine protein kinase/MFS transporter, whose amino-acid sequence MTERSLAGGRYVLSEPPIGVGGMGTVWKAFDTVLHREVAVKELRIPDGLNPEEQDKLRMRALREARAAAGLDHPAIVTIHDVVDEGGRPWIVMRLLPGRTLDHAVRTNGPLSPRRAAELGVRLIEALGAAHANGVLHRDVKPQNVMLGGDDRWMLTDFGIASVAGATRTLTATGLVTGTLGYVAPERLSGGEPGAPADLWALGATLYFAVEGRHAYDYDDLPAMIAAVLTRDPEPPRRAGSLAPVIAGLMERDPARRLDAATARQHLLAVAGGYPTFENPTVVTPANQPTQQFGGSTKLLEQEPGPVPQNRALGALVLLLVALNGAGGALLGLIVYGLTEGMPLSIFAGLIVAFALGGALGAWLVPRVGRSLGLPVTLIGAALLTGAAMLGAGAGAGLSSPVVSVLSAGVSFVFFVGWHRVSRSLRQRVVPAEQQGRVTAVHRRIAVAALLIGGVLAGGLLWWNEHADLVDGNYIVPVLSVAGFVVIGAALIAVPALTSAGPRKRGALVATVIAGLAVPLFVAGRAGVGYVERMDDFTAVPNICAMDAASQERVGALISDPPEPEVDSYTSSVTCDWRRSASDGDDDHAAELNLDLTKYRDAGRAAAVLERERNRDGEVVVDVQLGDEGIRRWYDGSIDQEDTTGLALEVRIDNVVLEAEFDHSESLGEPNQAALEALVADLVREVRSQKPSR is encoded by the coding sequence GTGACCGAACGCAGCCTTGCCGGTGGCCGATACGTCCTCAGCGAGCCGCCGATCGGCGTCGGAGGCATGGGCACGGTCTGGAAGGCGTTCGACACCGTCCTTCACCGCGAGGTCGCGGTGAAGGAACTGCGGATTCCTGATGGGCTGAACCCGGAGGAGCAGGACAAGCTGCGGATGCGCGCGTTGCGCGAGGCGCGGGCTGCCGCGGGGCTGGACCATCCGGCGATCGTCACGATCCACGACGTGGTGGACGAGGGCGGACGGCCGTGGATCGTGATGCGGCTGCTCCCCGGGCGGACGCTCGATCACGCGGTCCGCACGAACGGCCCGCTCAGTCCGCGGCGCGCGGCCGAGCTCGGCGTGCGGCTGATCGAGGCGTTGGGCGCAGCACATGCGAACGGCGTACTGCATCGGGATGTGAAGCCGCAGAACGTGATGCTCGGCGGGGACGACCGCTGGATGCTGACCGACTTCGGCATCGCGTCGGTCGCCGGCGCGACCCGTACGCTGACCGCGACCGGCCTCGTCACCGGCACTCTCGGGTACGTCGCGCCGGAGCGGCTGTCAGGTGGTGAGCCCGGAGCGCCGGCCGACCTGTGGGCACTCGGGGCGACGCTGTACTTCGCCGTCGAAGGGCGGCACGCCTACGACTACGACGACCTCCCGGCAATGATCGCCGCCGTACTCACTCGCGATCCCGAACCGCCACGCCGCGCCGGTTCACTCGCGCCGGTGATCGCCGGCCTGATGGAGCGGGACCCTGCGCGGCGTCTCGACGCCGCCACCGCTCGGCAACACCTCCTCGCCGTCGCCGGCGGCTACCCCACCTTCGAGAACCCGACCGTCGTCACGCCCGCGAACCAGCCGACGCAGCAGTTCGGCGGATCCACGAAGCTGCTCGAGCAGGAGCCTGGCCCCGTACCGCAGAACCGGGCACTGGGCGCGTTGGTCCTGCTACTCGTGGCGCTGAACGGCGCGGGCGGTGCGCTGCTCGGCCTGATCGTCTACGGGCTGACCGAAGGAATGCCGCTGAGCATCTTCGCCGGGCTCATCGTGGCCTTCGCCCTCGGGGGCGCGCTCGGTGCATGGCTGGTGCCGCGCGTCGGACGATCGCTCGGTCTGCCCGTGACTCTGATCGGTGCGGCACTGCTGACCGGTGCGGCGATGCTTGGCGCGGGTGCCGGCGCCGGCCTGTCGTCGCCGGTCGTCTCGGTGCTGTCAGCCGGTGTCTCGTTCGTGTTCTTCGTGGGCTGGCATCGCGTGAGCCGGTCGCTGCGGCAGCGCGTCGTACCGGCTGAACAGCAGGGCAGGGTGACTGCGGTCCATCGCAGGATCGCGGTCGCCGCGCTGCTGATCGGTGGTGTCCTCGCGGGTGGCCTCCTGTGGTGGAACGAGCATGCTGATCTTGTCGATGGCAACTACATCGTCCCTGTGCTGAGCGTCGCCGGCTTCGTGGTGATCGGGGCCGCGCTGATCGCCGTACCCGCGCTGACGTCGGCTGGACCGCGGAAGCGCGGGGCTCTGGTCGCAACCGTGATTGCTGGGCTCGCCGTCCCGCTCTTCGTCGCCGGACGGGCAGGCGTCGGGTACGTCGAGCGGATGGACGACTTCACCGCCGTACCGAACATCTGCGCGATGGATGCCGCGTCGCAGGAGCGTGTCGGCGCGCTGATCTCGGATCCTCCGGAGCCGGAGGTGGATTCGTACACCAGCAGCGTCACGTGCGACTGGAGGCGCTCCGCCTCTGACGGCGACGACGACCATGCCGCGGAGCTGAACCTCGACCTCACCAAGTACCGGGACGCCGGCCGCGCGGCCGCCGTACTCGAACGCGAGCGGAACCGCGACGGAGAGGTCGTCGTCGACGTGCAGCTCGGCGACGAAGGCATCCGCCGCTGGTACGACGGCTCCATCGACCAGGAGGACACCACCGGCCTGGCGCTGGAGGTCCGCATCGACAACGTCGTACTGGAGGCGGAGTTCGACCATTCGGAGTCCCTGGGCGAACCGAACCAGGCAGCGCTCGAAGCCCTCGTCGCCGACCTCGTTCGAGAGGTGCGGAGTCAGAAGCCCTCGCGCTGA